From Channa argus isolate prfri chromosome 21, Channa argus male v1.0, whole genome shotgun sequence, one genomic window encodes:
- the fbxo7 gene encoding F-box only protein 7 isoform X1, with the protein MKLRVRINKQTSRVELPGEEPSLKDLKDHIKETLLSSHGLSADTEFSLSLNGSELLSDISETLSSCGIVSGDLICVMLPESAAIVSSNSSLNTSANQNSTTDQRQQQQRQLMAAVTPSEPSSSSSSSSPAGLNQPEETTDMLDPEPSVPRWEPMLCSETEEGQAPLSLELLYHAAQITSPSDAIIVAGNLLMLETGFVPQGCELKPGEMPAGWRSAGGVYKLQYTHPLCENSLAMVVAVCMGPVLVINATLKVNDTVDTVRKLCLNPSSYMTDEWPGGSAAAAFKDLRKLSRVFKDQLVYPLIATAREAMALPVAFGLAALPPELLLRVLRLLDVRSVVRLSSVCRHFNMATADSTLWRHLYRRDFTDADPSKSRDTDWKELYKRSYKIRSEHRHIARHHSLPPFHRNPRDIFGFVTPPLFPPVPGIIGGEYDQRPNFPHGLLPRPRYDPIGPPREPNPRPLNSVLRPRPSGGRPADVRRGFI; encoded by the exons ATGAAGCTGCGGGTTCGGATCAACAAGCAGACCAGCAGGGTGGAGTTACCGGGAGAAGAGCCCAGTCTGAAAGACCTGAAAGATCACATCAAGGAGACGCTCCTGTCTTCTCATGGACTCAG TGCAGACACAGAATTTAGTTTGTCTCTCAACGGCTCAGAGCTTCTGTCAGACATCAGTGAGACTCTGTCTTCATGCGGCATCGTCTCCGGAGATCTGATCTGTGTCATGCTGCCTGAATCTGCAGCCATCGTCTCCTCAAATTCCTCCCTCAACACCTCGGCAAATCAGAACAGCACGACTGACCAaaggcaacagcagcagaggcaACTGATGGCTGCTGTGACCCCCAGTGAG cccagcagcagcagcagcagcagcagtcctgCAGGTCTAAATCAGCCTGAGGAGACCACCGACATGTTGGACCCTGAGCCTTCGGTCCCCAGATGGGAACCGATGCTGTGCAGTGAGACAGAGGAGGGTCAGGCTCCTCTGTCTCTGGAGCTCCTCTACCACGCAGCTCAGATTACCAGTCCCAGTGATGCCATCATTGTGGCCGGAAACCTCCTGATGCTAGAAACTGGATTTGTTCCTCAG GGCTGTGAGCTAAAGCCTGGTGAGATGCCTGCTGGGTGGAGGTCTGCAGGTGGAGTCTACAAGCTTCAGTACACTCATCCTCTGTGTGAAAACAGCTTGGCCATGGTGGTAGCTGTGTGTATGGGCCCTGTGCTCGTTATTAATG CGACTCTGAAGGTGAATGACACCGTCGACACAGTTCGTAAACTGTGTCTGAATCCATCCAGCTACATGACAGATGAGTGGCCAG GAGGAAGTGCAGCTGCAGCCTTCAAAGATCTGAGAAAGCTGTCCCGAGTCTTCAAAGACCAACTGGTGTACCCACTGATCGCTACAGCCAGAGAAG CCATGGCTCTGCCAGTGGCATTCGGTCTGGCTGCTCTTCCTCCAGAGCTTCTCCTCCGTGTGCTCAGACTGCTGGATGTTCGCTCTGTGGTGAGACTGTCCTCAGTCTGCAGACACTTCAACATGGCTACAGCAGATTCTacactgtggagacacctgtACCGCAGAGACTTCACAG ATGCAGATCCCAGCAAGTCCAGAGACACTGACTGGAAAGAG cTTTATAAAAGATCTTATAAGATCCGCAGTGAGCATCGCCACATCGCTCGGCACCACTCCCTCCCCCCCTTTCACCGAAACCCTCGAGACATCTTCGGCTTCGTGACTCCCCCCCTCTTCCCGCCGGTGCCTGGTATTATCGGAGGGGAATACGACCAGAGACCGAACTTCCCCCACGGCCTGCTGCCTCGCCCGCGCTACGACCCCATTGGGCCTCCTCGAGAGCCCAACCCACGACCTCTGAACAGCGTCCTCAGACCGCGGCCGTCTGGGGGACGACCTGCAGACGTACGGCGAGGATTCATCTGA
- the fbxo7 gene encoding F-box only protein 7 isoform X2, whose amino-acid sequence MDSDTEFSLSLNGSELLSDISETLSSCGIVSGDLICVMLPESAAIVSSNSSLNTSANQNSTTDQRQQQQRQLMAAVTPSEPSSSSSSSSPAGLNQPEETTDMLDPEPSVPRWEPMLCSETEEGQAPLSLELLYHAAQITSPSDAIIVAGNLLMLETGFVPQGCELKPGEMPAGWRSAGGVYKLQYTHPLCENSLAMVVAVCMGPVLVINATLKVNDTVDTVRKLCLNPSSYMTDEWPGGSAAAAFKDLRKLSRVFKDQLVYPLIATAREAMALPVAFGLAALPPELLLRVLRLLDVRSVVRLSSVCRHFNMATADSTLWRHLYRRDFTDADPSKSRDTDWKELYKRSYKIRSEHRHIARHHSLPPFHRNPRDIFGFVTPPLFPPVPGIIGGEYDQRPNFPHGLLPRPRYDPIGPPREPNPRPLNSVLRPRPSGGRPADVRRGFI is encoded by the exons ATGGACTCAG ACACAGAATTTAGTTTGTCTCTCAACGGCTCAGAGCTTCTGTCAGACATCAGTGAGACTCTGTCTTCATGCGGCATCGTCTCCGGAGATCTGATCTGTGTCATGCTGCCTGAATCTGCAGCCATCGTCTCCTCAAATTCCTCCCTCAACACCTCGGCAAATCAGAACAGCACGACTGACCAaaggcaacagcagcagaggcaACTGATGGCTGCTGTGACCCCCAGTGAG cccagcagcagcagcagcagcagcagtcctgCAGGTCTAAATCAGCCTGAGGAGACCACCGACATGTTGGACCCTGAGCCTTCGGTCCCCAGATGGGAACCGATGCTGTGCAGTGAGACAGAGGAGGGTCAGGCTCCTCTGTCTCTGGAGCTCCTCTACCACGCAGCTCAGATTACCAGTCCCAGTGATGCCATCATTGTGGCCGGAAACCTCCTGATGCTAGAAACTGGATTTGTTCCTCAG GGCTGTGAGCTAAAGCCTGGTGAGATGCCTGCTGGGTGGAGGTCTGCAGGTGGAGTCTACAAGCTTCAGTACACTCATCCTCTGTGTGAAAACAGCTTGGCCATGGTGGTAGCTGTGTGTATGGGCCCTGTGCTCGTTATTAATG CGACTCTGAAGGTGAATGACACCGTCGACACAGTTCGTAAACTGTGTCTGAATCCATCCAGCTACATGACAGATGAGTGGCCAG GAGGAAGTGCAGCTGCAGCCTTCAAAGATCTGAGAAAGCTGTCCCGAGTCTTCAAAGACCAACTGGTGTACCCACTGATCGCTACAGCCAGAGAAG CCATGGCTCTGCCAGTGGCATTCGGTCTGGCTGCTCTTCCTCCAGAGCTTCTCCTCCGTGTGCTCAGACTGCTGGATGTTCGCTCTGTGGTGAGACTGTCCTCAGTCTGCAGACACTTCAACATGGCTACAGCAGATTCTacactgtggagacacctgtACCGCAGAGACTTCACAG ATGCAGATCCCAGCAAGTCCAGAGACACTGACTGGAAAGAG cTTTATAAAAGATCTTATAAGATCCGCAGTGAGCATCGCCACATCGCTCGGCACCACTCCCTCCCCCCCTTTCACCGAAACCCTCGAGACATCTTCGGCTTCGTGACTCCCCCCCTCTTCCCGCCGGTGCCTGGTATTATCGGAGGGGAATACGACCAGAGACCGAACTTCCCCCACGGCCTGCTGCCTCGCCCGCGCTACGACCCCATTGGGCCTCCTCGAGAGCCCAACCCACGACCTCTGAACAGCGTCCTCAGACCGCGGCCGTCTGGGGGACGACCTGCAGACGTACGGCGAGGATTCATCTGA
- the rtcb gene encoding RNA-splicing ligase RtcB homolog, whose translation MSRSYNDELQYMEKITSNCWRIKKGFVPNMQVEGVFYVNDSLEKLMFEELRNACRGGGFGGFLPAMKQIGNVAALPGIVHRSIGLPDVHSGYGFAIGNMAAFDMSNPDAVVSPGGVGFDINCGVRLLRTNLDERDVQPVKEQLAQSLFDHIPVGVGSKGVIPMGAKDLEEALEMGVDWSLREGYAWAEDKEHCEEYGRMLQADPNKVSSKAKKRGLPQLGTLGAGNHYAEIQVVDEIYNDYAAKKMGIDHKGQVCVMIHSGSRGLGHQVATDALVAMEKAMKRDKITVNDRQLACARITSQEGQDYLKGMAAAGNYAWVNRSSMTFLTRQAFSKVFGTTPDDLDMHVIYDVSHNIAKVEEHVIDGKQRTLLVHRKGSTRAFPPHHPLIPVDYQLTGQPVLIGGTMGTCSYVLTGTDQGMTETFGTTCHGAGRALSRAKSRRNLDFQDVLDKLADMGIAIRVASPKLVMEEAPESYKNVTDVVNTCHDAGISKKAIKLRPIAVIKG comes from the exons ATGAGCCGCTCTTATAACGATGAGCTGCAGTACATGGAGAAAATCACCAGTAACTGCTGGAGGATTAAAAAAGGCTTCGTTCCAAACATGCAG GTTGAAGGAGTTTTCTACGTGAACGATTCTCTGGAAAAGCTGATGTTTGAGGAGCTTCGTAATGCCTGTCGAGGAGGAG GTTTCGGCGGTTTCCTTCCAGCCATGAAACAAATTGGAAATGTAGCAGCACTGCCTGGAATTGTACAT AGGTCCATTGGTCTCCCAGACGTCCACTCCGGATACGGATTTGCCATCGGGAACATGGCGGCCTTTGACATGAGTAACCCTGACGCTGTTGTGTCTCCAG GTGGTGTTGGTTTTGACATCAACTGCGGTGTCCGTCTGCTGAGGACGAACCTGGACGAGCGCGATGTTCAGCCAGTGAAGGAGCAGTTAGCTCAGTCTCTGTTCGACCACATCCCAGTGGGAGTTGGATCCAAGGGAGTTATACCTATGGGAGCCAA GGACCTGGAAGAGGCTCTGGAGATGGGGGTGGACTGGTCTCTCAGGGAGGGCTATGCCTGGGCCGAGGATAAGGAGCACTGTGAGGAGTACGGCAGGATGCTGCAGGCTGACCCCAACAAAGTCTCCTCCAAGGCCAAGAAGAGAGGCCTGCCTCAG CTGGGGACCTTGGGAGCAGGAAACCACTATGCTGAAATCCAGGTGGTGGATGAGATCTACAATGACTACGCCGCTAAGAAGATGGGCATTGACCACAAAGGTCAGGTGTGTGTGATGATCCATAGCGGCAGCAGAGGCCTCGGACACCAGGTTGCCACAG ATGCTCTGGTTGCCATGGAGAAAGCAATGAAACGGGATAAAATCACAGTGAATGATCGTCAGTTGGCCTGTGCTCGCATCACATCACAGGAAGGTCAGGACTACCTGAAGGGCATGGCTGCTGCGGGAAACTACGCCTGGGTCAACCGCTCGTCCATGACCTTCCTCACTAGACAG GCCTTCTCCAAAGTATTCGGCACCACACCAGACGACCTGGACATGCACGTCATCTATGACGTTTCTCACAACATCGCTAAAGTTGAGGAGCACGTGATAGATGGGAAACAGAGGACTCTGCTGGTTCACCGCAAAGGGTCCACTCGAGCTTTTCCCCCACACCATCCCCTCATTCCTGTAGATTACCAG CTCACAGGTCAGCCGGTGTTGATCGGAGGGACGATGGGAACCTGCAGTTATGTCCTCACAGGGACAGATCAGGGAATGACGGAAACATTTGGCACCACCTGTCATGGAGCG GGTCGCGCTCTCTCTCGAGCAAAGTCCCGCAGAAATCTGGACTTCCAGGATGTCCTGGACAAACTGGCTGACATGGGCATCGCTATTCGAGTGGCTTCACCAAAACTGGTCATGGAGGAG GCTCCAGAATCATATAAAAACGTGACGGATGTTGTCAACACATGTCATGACGCTGGAATCAGTAAGAAGGCGATAAAACTGAGACCAATCGCTGTGATTAAAGGCTGA
- the xpot gene encoding exportin-T encodes MACQSVAAVMDEQALLGLNPNADARYRQRAMAYFEQLKESQDAWEVCAEALAKGIYNDDHVKFFCFQVLEHQIKFRHAGLSGVQQQLIRETLMKWLQCQLMNTQPEKPFIRNKAAQVFALTFVMEYLTLWPKFFFDILSLVGLNPHGVDIYLRTLMAIDAEVVDRDILHSPEETRRNTLIKDTMREQCILSLVESWFQILQTYQHSHPELTCQCLEVVGAYVSWIDLNLIANDRFVNLLLSQMSVEELREEACDCLFEIVNKGMDPVDKTKLVESLCQVLQSAGFFNVEQEEDVDFLAKFSRLVNGMGQSLVLSWNKLVKAGNVKDATETLQAIEAKVPLVLQLLVHEDDDISANVVSFCYEYLHVLKQLPQLTEQHKTNIEAIMLAVMKKLTYDDEYNFENEGEDEAMFVEYRKQLKMLLDRLAQVSPELLLEAVCRVFTNTMQNWHSALFMEVEVAIRLLYMLGEALPASHGAHFSGETAKTSALQDMMRTLVSCGVSSYQHSSVSLEFFETVVRYDKFFIVEPQHIPNVLMAFLDQRGLRHNSPKVRSRVAYLFSRYIKTLHKHMNAFIEDILTRIQDLLELAPPENGFPALLTSDDQLFMFETAGVLIVNGETPLERKQALMRSLLTPLMDAFRLLLAKLPQETEEERQAALADCLSHAVGFASRTSKAFSNKQTVKQCGCTEVYRDCLQTFLPALSCPVQRGVLRSSVRSFLHRMIICLEEEVLPFIPAASEHMLKDCEAKDLQEFIPLISQITAKFKRQVSPFLQQVFMPLVLAIFEVLARPAEDNDQTAALEKQMLRRSYFSFIQIITGSGMNEVMANQGVENIERIVFTIIQGAVDFPDPIAQKTCFIILSKLVELWGGKDGMVGFPDFIYKHIVPACFLAPLKPTFDLSDAQTVLTLSECAVTLKTIHLKRGPEFIQFLQQEYLPSLQVAPEISQELCQVLQQPDVKVLKNYIKAFFQRAKL; translated from the exons ATGGCCTGCCAGTCTGTTGCTGCAGTCATGGACGAGCAGGCCCTGCTGGGGCTCAACCCGAACGCAGATGCCCGCTACAGGCAGAGG GCCATGGCATACTTTGAGCAGCTGAAGGAGTCTCAGGATGCCTGGGAAGTGTGTGCAGAGGCCCTCGCTAAAGGGATCTACAA TGATGACCATGTGAAGTTCTTCTGCTTCCAAGTTTTGGAACATCAGATTAAGTTCAG ACATGCTGGTCTGAGTGGTGTTCAGCAGCAGCTCATCAGAGAGACTCTGATGAAATGGCTCCAGTGTCAG CTAATGAACACTCAGCCTGAGAAACCCTTCATCAGAAACAAGGCAGCTCAGGTCTTCGCCCTCACCTTCGTCATGGAGTATTTGACTCTGTGGCCCAAATTCTTCTTTGACATACTGTCTCTGGTGGGTCTGAACCCTCATGGAGTTGACATCTACCTGAGGACGCTGATGGCTATCGACGCTGAGGTGGTCGACAGGGACATCCTGCACTCACCTGAA GAGACTCGTAGAAACACTTTGATCAAAGACACCATGCGTGAGCAGTGCATCCTCAGCTTGGTGGAGTCCTGGTTTCAGATCCTGCAGACGTACCAGCACTCCCACCCAGAGCTTACTTGTCAGTGTCTGGAGGTGGTGGGAGCTTATGTGTCCTGGATCGACCTCAACCTCATTGCCAACGACCG gtttGTGAATCTGCTGCTGAGTCAGATGTCTGTGGAGGAGCTCAGAGAGGAAGCCTGCGACTGTCTGTTCGAAATTGTCAACAAAGGAATGGACCCTGTGGACAAAACCAAACTGGTGGAGTCTCTCTGCCAAGTGCTGCAGTCTGCTGGATTTTTTAATGTGGAGCAG GAGGAGGATGTGGACTTCCTGGCCAAGTTTTCCCGGCTGGTGAATGGGATGGGTCAGAGCCTGGTGCTGAGCTGGAACAAGCTGGTCAAAGCCGGGAACGTGAAGGATGCCACTGAAACGCTGCAGGCCATAGAGGCCAAAGTGCCGCTGGTGCTGCAACTTTTGGTGCACGAGGACGACGACATCTCGGCCAATGTCGTTAGCTTCTGCTACGAATACCTGCATGTCCTCAAACAG cttcCTCAACTGACAGagcagcacaaaacaaacatagaG GCAATCATGCTGGCTGTCATGAAGAAACTAACGTATGACGATGAGTACAACTTTGAAAACGAG ggtGAGGACGAGGCCATGTTTGTGGAGTACAGGAAGCAGCTGAAGATGCTGTTGGATCGTCTGGCTCAGGTTTCTCCTGAGCTGCTGCTTGAAGCTGTGTGCAGAGTCTTCACCAACACAATGCA GAACTGGCATTCAGCTCTGTTcatggaggtggaggtggccATCAGGCTGCTGTACATGCTGGGTGAAGCCCTGCCGGCGTCTCATGGCGCTCATTTCTCCGGAGAAACGGCAAAGACGAGCGCTCTGCAGGACATGATGAGGACG CTGGTTTCCTGTGGCGTCAGCAGCTACCAGCACAGCTCTGTGTCTTTGGAATTCTTCGAAACTGTTGTTCGCTACGATAAATTCTTCATCGTGGAGCCGCAGCACATTCCAAATGTTCTG ATGGCGTTTCTGGACCAAAGAGGACTGAGACACAACAGCCCGAAGGTTCGCAGCAGAGTCGCCTACCTCTTCTCGAGATACATCAAAACTCTGCA tAAACACATGAACGCCTTCATTGAGGACATCCTGACCAGGATCCAGGACCTGCTGGAACTCGCTCCTCCT GAAAATGGCTTCCCTGCACTGCTCACCAGCGACGACCAGTTGTTCATGTTTGAGACGGCAGGCGTCCTGATTGTGAACGGAGAGACTCCCCTCGAGAGGAAACAGGCCTTGATGAGGAGTCTGCTGACGCCACTGATGGACGCCTTCCGTCTACTGCTCGCTAAACTGCCACAGGAGACGGAGGAAGAGAGGCAGGCTGCCCTCGCCGACTGCCTGAGTCACGCTGTCGGCTTTGCCAG TCGGACCAGCAAGGCCTTCAGCAACAAGCAGACAGTAAAGCAGTGCGGCTGCACTGAGGTTTACAGAGACTGTTTGCAGACCTTCCTGCCTGCACTGAGCTGCCCCGTCCAGCGGGGGGTGCTGCGCAGCTCAGTGCGCTCCTTCCTGCACCGCATGATCATCTGCCTAGAGGAGGAGGTTTTGCCCTTCATCCCTGCAGCATCCGAACACATGCTGAAGGACTGCGAGGCCAAAGACCTGCAGGAGTTTATCCCACTGATCAGCCAGATCACTGCCAAGTTCAAG cGGCAGGTGTCTCCCTTCTTGCAGCAGGTCTTCATGCCGCTAGTGCTCGCCATCTTTGAGGTGTTGGCGCGGCCGGCGGAGGACAACGACCAGACGGCTGCTCTGGAGAAACAGATGTTGCGGAGGAGCTACTTCAGCTTCATCCAGATCATCACAGGAAGTGGGATGAACGAGGTGATGGCCAATCAGG GAGTAGAAAACATTGAGCGAATCGTGTTCACAATCATCCAGGGGGCCGTGGATTTCCCAGACCCAATCGCCCAGAAAACCTGCTTTATCATTCTCTCCAAACTGGTGGAACTGTGGG GAGGTAAAGATGGCATGGTGGGCTTCCCCGACTTCATCTACAAACACATTGTCCCTGCGTGTTTCCTGGCTCCTCTCAAACCGACCTTTGACCTCTCCGATGCTCAGACAGTGCTG ACTCTGTCCGAGTGTGCAGTCACACTAAAAACGATTCATCTCAAACGG ggGCCGGAGTTTATCCAGTTCTTACAGCAGGAGTATCTGCCCTCACTTCAGGTGGCACCAGAAATCTCACAG GAGCTGTGTCAAGTTCTTCAGCAGCCAGATGTCAAAGTCCTGAAAAACTACATTAAG GCATTCTTTCAGCGAGCAAAGCTGTAG